A section of the Campylobacter porcelli genome encodes:
- a CDS encoding putative metalloprotease CJM1_0395 family protein, whose translation MTISGLSYHQPLYTIEKEVSQEKQSSDSNTQNSQDQASKYELTKEQKMQITQLQKRDLEVRTHEAAHMSAGAGLTTGATYSYQRGPDNKMYAIGGEVGIDTSPGNTPEETLKKAGQIKRAALAPAQPSAADLQVAATATSMEIDAKIEIQKNQTQEAKADQNTQNSQSTNYLNKQLKNPYTAMSVDYTSKTIGVF comes from the coding sequence ATGACTATTTCTGGGCTATCTTACCATCAGCCACTTTATACTATAGAAAAAGAGGTTTCGCAAGAGAAGCAAAGTAGCGATAGCAATACGCAAAATTCACAAGATCAAGCTAGTAAATATGAGCTAACAAAAGAGCAAAAGATGCAAATTACCCAGTTGCAAAAGCGTGATTTGGAAGTTAGAACTCACGAAGCAGCGCATATGTCAGCTGGAGCTGGGCTTACAACTGGTGCTACCTATAGCTACCAAAGGGGACCAGATAATAAAATGTATGCTATAGGCGGTGAAGTTGGTATAGACACATCTCCAGGCAATACGCCAGAAGAGACATTGAAAAAAGCAGGACAAATCAAAAGAGCCGCCCTAGCACCAGCTCAGCCTAGTGCGGCTGATTTACAAGTAGCAGCTACGGCCACAAGTATGGAGATTGATGCTAAGATAGAAATTCAAAAAAATCAAACCCAAGAAGCAAAAGCCGATCAAAATACCCAAAATTCGCAATCAACAAACTATCTAAACAAGCAATTAAAAAACCCATACACAGCTATGAGCGTGGATTATACATCTAAAACAATAGGGGTATTTTAG
- the mfd gene encoding transcription-repair coupling factor, which produces MQSRVYEFFKTHKDQFQILIVGDDKDALKAYAAASYAGRECFILPDFRAKNGDDLRTFNSELLDISKALSEFHLSTNPNKLIISPFRTILNKLPNANQLKVKKINFADTIDLNSFKDEMLGYGYTFVDIVESRGEIRVSGDIIDIFSVGDEQPCRITLDIDIVESIRRFDPATQKSISNEESITITPYVAALSDSEFKSTLDSLQDIKSNNLVNDLNSFGFWVIDGFIDYLEQFKAIKDCEIDYDDCDMDISKLSSIDTLPKSKIYRAFEGSINSDLIAFHKDKKIEILSSNESAFRALGLDINPNLSFIKSDLILNLISKDELIISLNRLTSRKKRQKTSIVLDELKIGDFVVHSEYGIGKFAGLELICVLGNSKEFVVLTYQNDDRLLLPTEHLDMIDRYIAGSGAVVNLDKLGKASFTKLKQKVKEKLFIIASKIISLAAKRELIEGVKIDIDSAEFASFQAQAGFEYTQDQSVAISSILNHLRSGKVMDMLLSGDVGFGKTEVAMNAIFACVKSGFQALFFVPTTLLCAQHYKSLSDRLSKFDIDVRRLDRFSTAKDKARLLADLKDSKPLVVIGTHALLSVQSANLGLIIIDEEHKFGVKQKEKLKEFSDHSHLLSMSATPIPRSLNMALSSIKSYATLTTPPLDRLDVRTFVKQWDRSLIKEAIMRELRRAGQIFYLHNKIADMPSIEREIKDIVPNLKILTLHSKIDAKTSEDEMIKFANGEYDLLLCTSIVESGIHIPNANTIIIDEANKFGIADLHQLRGRVGRGSKQGYCYFLVENKDELSDESLKRLVALESNSFLGSGALLAYHDLEIRGGGNLIGEAQSGHIEAIGYSLYLKMLEDEINSLLNKNDKKESQVDIKLSVNAFLNSELISEDRLRLELYRRLSKCNQASEVYEIGGEIEDRFGKLDIYTKQFLDIIVIKIMSAQQGFKSVSSYEQNITLTKIDGTKVALKSPSKDDDDVLAEILRYLRKNR; this is translated from the coding sequence GTGCAATCAAGGGTATATGAGTTTTTTAAAACCCATAAAGATCAGTTTCAAATTTTAATTGTAGGCGATGATAAAGATGCGCTCAAAGCTTACGCTGCAGCTAGTTATGCTGGGCGTGAGTGCTTTATCCTTCCTGATTTTAGAGCTAAAAACGGCGATGATTTAAGAACTTTTAATAGTGAGCTTTTAGATATTAGCAAGGCTTTGAGCGAATTTCATCTAAGCACAAATCCAAATAAACTTATAATCTCCCCATTTAGAACAATCCTAAATAAACTCCCAAACGCAAATCAGCTAAAGGTAAAAAAGATAAATTTCGCTGATACCATCGACTTAAATAGCTTTAAAGATGAGATGCTAGGGTATGGATATACATTTGTTGATATTGTAGAAAGTAGGGGCGAGATAAGGGTTAGTGGCGATATAATCGATATTTTTAGCGTTGGAGATGAGCAGCCTTGTAGAATTACACTAGATATTGATATAGTAGAGAGTATTCGCAGATTTGACCCCGCTACCCAAAAGAGCATTAGCAATGAAGAGAGCATTACGATTACTCCATATGTAGCAGCACTTAGTGATAGTGAGTTTAAGAGCACTTTAGATAGCTTACAAGATATCAAATCAAATAATTTGGTAAATGATCTAAATTCATTTGGTTTTTGGGTCATTGATGGATTTATAGATTACTTAGAGCAGTTTAAAGCTATTAAGGATTGTGAGATTGACTACGATGATTGTGATATGGATATAAGCAAACTTAGTAGCATTGATACCTTACCAAAATCAAAAATATATAGAGCCTTTGAAGGTAGCATTAATAGTGATCTTATAGCATTTCATAAGGATAAAAAGATAGAGATTTTAAGCTCTAATGAGAGTGCATTTAGGGCTTTGGGGTTAGATATAAATCCAAATTTAAGCTTTATTAAAAGCGATTTAATATTAAATTTAATAAGCAAAGATGAGCTTATAATCAGCCTAAACCGCCTTACTTCTCGTAAGAAAAGACAGAAAACTAGCATTGTTTTAGATGAATTAAAAATCGGAGATTTTGTAGTTCATAGTGAGTATGGCATTGGTAAATTTGCTGGTCTTGAGCTGATTTGTGTGCTTGGCAATAGCAAGGAATTTGTGGTATTAACCTATCAAAATGATGATAGATTGCTCCTTCCTACAGAGCACCTTGATATGATAGATAGGTATATTGCTGGAAGTGGTGCGGTGGTAAATTTAGATAAGCTTGGTAAAGCGAGTTTTACAAAGCTTAAGCAAAAAGTCAAAGAGAAGCTATTTATCATCGCTAGTAAGATTATCTCACTAGCAGCTAAAAGGGAGCTGATAGAGGGTGTCAAAATCGATATTGATAGTGCTGAATTTGCTAGTTTTCAAGCACAAGCTGGATTTGAATACACCCAAGATCAAAGTGTAGCTATAAGCTCTATTTTAAATCATTTAAGAAGTGGCAAGGTTATGGATATGCTCTTAAGTGGCGATGTGGGCTTTGGCAAGACTGAAGTAGCTATGAATGCGATATTTGCTTGTGTTAAAAGTGGATTTCAAGCTCTATTTTTTGTGCCTACTACCTTGCTTTGTGCTCAGCACTATAAAAGCTTAAGCGATAGATTGAGTAAATTTGATATTGATGTTAGGCGACTTGATAGATTTAGCACGGCTAAAGATAAGGCTAGGTTATTAGCTGATTTAAAGGACTCTAAGCCACTTGTGGTTATTGGGACACACGCACTTTTGAGCGTGCAAAGTGCAAATTTGGGTCTAATCATTATAGATGAAGAGCATAAATTTGGGGTAAAGCAAAAAGAGAAATTAAAAGAATTTAGCGATCACTCCCACCTATTATCTATGTCAGCTACACCAATTCCAAGAAGCTTAAATATGGCTCTTAGCTCCATTAAAAGCTATGCCACACTCACCACGCCGCCACTTGATAGATTAGATGTTCGCACCTTTGTTAAGCAGTGGGATAGAAGCTTGATTAAAGAGGCGATTATGCGTGAGCTACGCCGTGCTGGGCAGATATTTTACTTGCATAATAAAATTGCTGATATGCCAAGCATTGAGCGTGAGATCAAAGATATAGTGCCAAATTTAAAGATTCTTACTCTTCATAGCAAGATTGATGCGAAAACTAGCGAAGATGAGATGATTAAATTTGCTAATGGCGAGTATGATTTATTGCTTTGTACTAGTATTGTTGAGAGTGGAATTCATATCCCAAATGCAAATACAATTATAATTGATGAAGCAAATAAATTTGGTATTGCGGATTTACATCAGCTCCGTGGTAGAGTAGGCAGAGGCTCTAAGCAGGGGTATTGCTATTTCTTAGTAGAAAATAAAGATGAGCTAAGCGATGAATCGCTTAAGCGTCTTGTGGCACTAGAGTCAAATTCATTCCTTGGTAGTGGTGCTTTGCTTGCTTATCATGATTTAGAGATTAGGGGTGGCGGAAATTTAATTGGAGAAGCGCAAAGCGGTCATATAGAGGCCATTGGCTACTCTTTATATCTTAAAATGCTAGAAGATGAGATAAATTCGCTTTTAAATAAAAATGATAAAAAGGAGTCTCAAGTAGATATTAAACTTAGTGTAAATGCCTTTTTAAATAGTGAGCTAATTAGCGAAGATAGATTAAGACTAGAGCTTTATAGGCGTCTTAGTAAGTGTAATCAAGCAAGTGAAGTATATGAAATTGGTGGGGAGATTGAAGATAGATTTGGCAAGCTTGATATTTATACTAAGCAGTTTTTAGATATTATAGTTATAAAGATTATGTCAGCACAGCAAGGATTTAAGAGCGTTAGTAGCTATGAGCAAAATATCACTTTAACCAAAATCGATGGAACAAAAGTTGCTTTAAAATCGCCAAGCAAAGATGATGATGATGTCTTAGCTGAAATTTTACGCTATTTAAGGAAAAATAGATGA
- a CDS encoding bactofilin family protein, which yields MAVFSKGSGKFNSETTIISEGAYIKGELACSSVLYIEGHVDGMIKSSNTVVIGKNGKVTGIITASKVVINGVFEGNIDSDSVEILSGGFVLGDICSGSLSIETGGRFDGKNSLKASDSMRSLENLEIIDTEESGAIKGI from the coding sequence ATGGCAGTCTTTAGTAAAGGCAGTGGCAAATTTAACTCTGAAACAACCATAATATCAGAAGGTGCTTATATAAAAGGGGAGTTGGCTTGCAGTTCGGTTTTATACATAGAAGGGCATGTAGATGGTATGATTAAATCTAGCAACACAGTTGTAATTGGTAAAAATGGTAAAGTTACTGGGATTATCACAGCTTCTAAAGTTGTGATAAATGGCGTTTTTGAGGGTAATATCGATTCTGATTCAGTTGAGATTTTAAGCGGTGGATTTGTGCTAGGCGATATATGCTCAGGTAGCTTAAGTATAGAAACTGGCGGTAGATTTGATGGTAAAAATTCGCTCAAAGCCTCAGACTCTATGAGATCTTTAGAAAATTTAGAGATAATTGACACAGAGGAAAGTGGTGCAATCAAGGGTATATGA
- a CDS encoding M23 family metallopeptidase, whose amino-acid sequence MKDKIVVTITDVNGSRNYLLSQVLKKIFIYIFAILLLIFVFGALYMGYLQDETNALRQTKEELISSSESLNLEYEKMKQKLSTKEEELIAIEDKISLLEEQIGLNDEANSTTIDDRLENIKLTVEQQNILFSMIPNGKVMEDGGVTAEFGWRIHPVLGHRHLHQGIDLRAPIGTPVYAPADGVVQVAGFNIVSGYGYLVVLEHNFGFKTRFAHLSRKDVVKEGQFVKKGDLIGYSGNTGISTGPHLHYEIRFVQRPLDPANFINWNRKNYEEIFQKEKRVSWQSLVKAVANLTLKQP is encoded by the coding sequence TTGAAAGATAAGATTGTAGTTACCATAACTGATGTTAATGGCTCTAGAAACTATCTATTAAGTCAGGTATTAAAGAAAATTTTTATATATATTTTTGCTATTTTATTATTGATTTTTGTCTTTGGGGCTTTATATATGGGCTATTTACAAGATGAGACAAATGCTCTTAGGCAGACCAAAGAGGAGCTAATAAGCAGTAGCGAGAGTTTAAATTTAGAGTATGAAAAGATGAAGCAAAAGCTCTCCACTAAAGAAGAGGAGCTAATAGCAATCGAGGATAAAATTTCTCTTTTAGAAGAGCAAATAGGGCTAAATGATGAGGCAAATAGCACTACAATAGATGATAGATTAGAAAATATTAAGCTTACAGTAGAGCAGCAAAATATACTATTTTCGATGATTCCAAATGGTAAAGTGATGGAAGATGGTGGTGTAACGGCTGAGTTTGGCTGGAGAATTCACCCAGTTTTAGGTCATAGACACTTACATCAAGGTATTGATCTTAGAGCGCCAATTGGAACTCCAGTATATGCGCCCGCTGATGGAGTGGTGCAAGTAGCTGGGTTTAATATAGTTAGCGGATATGGATATTTGGTGGTTTTAGAGCATAATTTTGGCTTTAAGACTAGATTTGCCCATCTATCAAGGAAAGATGTTGTCAAAGAGGGGCAGTTTGTTAAAAAAGGAGATTTAATAGGCTATAGTGGTAATACTGGTATAAGCACAGGCCCGCATTTACACTATGAGATTAGGTTTGTGCAAAGACCACTAGATCCAGCAAATTTTATTAATTGGAATAGAAAAAATTACGAAGAAATATTTCAAAAGGAGAAGAGAGTATCATGGCAGTCTTTAGTAAAGGCAGTGGCAAATTTAACTCTGAAACAACCATAA
- a CDS encoding DUF815 domain-containing protein, producing the protein MKIKWKKTKAAIVRDGKLKAVSELAYTNLDDLIGLKEQKEKLVNNTLKFINDDVVNHVLLWGERGCGKSSLVRAVFCKFMDMNLRLIEISTKELKYLHKILDKIRDKKRYKFIIFCDDFGFENTDSSLSELKNLLEGSIQATPSNVIFYATTNLKHLVKSKPNSDNYIIEKENSRENLSLADRFGLHISFYELGIDEYIDIVSKFFESSNINKDRIKNEALAYAASKGVRSPRNAKQFWQMTKEYIEKR; encoded by the coding sequence GTGAAAATAAAGTGGAAAAAGACCAAAGCAGCTATCGTAAGAGATGGAAAATTAAAGGCCGTAAGTGAGCTTGCCTATACAAATTTAGATGATTTAATAGGACTTAAAGAGCAAAAAGAGAAGCTTGTAAATAATACGCTAAAATTTATCAATGATGATGTTGTAAATCATGTGCTTTTATGGGGCGAGAGGGGTTGTGGTAAATCTAGCCTTGTAAGGGCTGTATTTTGTAAATTTATGGATATGAATTTAAGGCTTATAGAGATAAGCACTAAAGAGCTTAAGTATCTTCATAAAATTTTAGATAAAATTAGAGATAAAAAGAGGTATAAATTTATTATTTTTTGCGATGATTTTGGATTTGAAAATACAGATAGCTCATTATCTGAGTTAAAAAATCTTCTTGAAGGCTCTATTCAAGCGACCCCATCAAATGTAATATTTTACGCTACGACCAATTTAAAACACCTTGTAAAAAGCAAACCAAATAGCGATAATTATATCATTGAGAAGGAAAATAGCAGGGAGAATTTAAGCCTTGCTGATAGATTTGGACTTCATATTAGCTTTTATGAGTTAGGGATCGATGAATATATCGATATTGTGAGTAAATTTTTTGAAAGTAGCAATATCAATAAAGATAGGATAAAAAATGAAGCCCTAGCATACGCAGCTAGCAAAGGTGTAAGAAGCCCTAGAAATGCTAAGCAGTTTTGGCAAATGACAAAGGAGTATATTGAGAAGCGTTGA
- a CDS encoding YgiW/YdeI family stress tolerance OB fold protein — translation MKKISLIAILALAISANAAGFTGGQAPINQGGFLGPKSGVTTVKEALRAWDDTLVEIKGKIIAQVGHEKYKFSDGKDTIIIEIDDEDWYGLSVGPDEVVTIYGEVDGNGVFANEIDVKRIIK, via the coding sequence ATGAAAAAAATTAGTTTGATAGCGATTTTAGCTTTAGCAATTAGTGCTAACGCAGCAGGCTTTACAGGTGGTCAAGCACCGATTAATCAAGGTGGATTTTTAGGTCCAAAAAGCGGAGTTACAACAGTCAAAGAAGCTCTTCGTGCTTGGGATGATACTTTGGTTGAGATAAAAGGCAAAATCATAGCTCAAGTCGGACATGAAAAGTATAAATTTAGCGATGGCAAAGATACTATTATTATAGAGATTGATGATGAGGATTGGTATGGGCTTAGCGTAGGTCCTGATGAAGTTGTCACAATATATGGTGAAGTCGATGGCAATGGCGTTTTTGCCAATGAAATTGATGTAAAAAGAATTATTAAATAA
- a CDS encoding 3-methyladenine DNA glycosylase — protein MRSVELFLALDKVCEFDFNLNRHWWPDYGTFWVVVGVILTQNSKWSSVEKSLNNLKNYGVKTLNDIANLDIEILSELIKPSGFYNTKAKRLNLLCNNIVTKFDSFDEFASRVSFDWLIAQKGLGLESVYSILCFACGRDEMVVDSYTNRILRALGYEFESYEEAKEWLESIDRDEVYKAIGDISDNELFCRYHGVIVEFCKRHLKGAKFDDFALNLFNKLSDIL, from the coding sequence TTGAGAAGCGTTGAGCTATTTTTAGCACTTGATAAGGTTTGTGAGTTTGATTTTAATCTAAATAGGCATTGGTGGCCTGATTATGGGACTTTTTGGGTTGTAGTGGGTGTTATTTTAACCCAAAATAGCAAGTGGTCTAGCGTAGAAAAATCCTTAAATAATCTAAAAAATTATGGCGTTAAAACTCTAAATGATATAGCAAATTTAGATATTGAGATATTAAGTGAGCTTATTAAGCCAAGTGGATTTTACAACACTAAGGCTAAGAGATTAAATCTACTTTGTAATAATATTGTAACTAAATTTGATAGCTTTGATGAGTTTGCTAGTAGGGTTAGCTTTGATTGGCTAATAGCTCAAAAGGGCTTGGGGCTAGAGAGTGTTTATTCTATTTTATGCTTTGCTTGTGGGCGTGATGAGATGGTCGTTGATAGCTATACTAATCGGATTTTAAGAGCCCTTGGGTATGAGTTTGAGAGTTATGAAGAGGCTAAAGAGTGGTTAGAGAGCATTGATAGAGATGAGGTTTATAAAGCAATTGGCGATATAAGCGATAATGAGCTATTTTGCCGCTATCATGGGGTTATTGTGGAATTTTGCAAACGCCACTTAAAAGGGGCTAAATTTGATGATTTTGCGTTAAATTTATTTAATAAGCTTAGCGATATATTATAA
- a CDS encoding CoA-binding protein, with protein sequence MQNILNSMKNIAVVGFSPDPSKASNHVGNYLIEQGFNVFAIYPKSVEINGRQTYQSLSQINQNIDTIVMFRKAEFATELAKEAVKLGVKNLWLQLGIINDEAKQIAQNAGLNFVQDACIMIEHKRIKK encoded by the coding sequence ATGCAAAATATTTTAAATTCAATGAAAAATATAGCCGTTGTAGGCTTTAGTCCAGATCCAAGTAAGGCTAGTAATCATGTTGGTAACTACTTAATAGAGCAAGGTTTTAATGTATTTGCCATATATCCAAAAAGCGTAGAGATAAATGGACGCCAAACCTATCAAAGCCTAAGCCAGATTAATCAAAATATAGATACTATAGTTATGTTTAGAAAGGCTGAGTTTGCCACTGAATTAGCCAAAGAAGCAGTGAAATTAGGCGTGAAAAATCTATGGCTACAATTAGGGATTATAAATGATGAGGCTAAGCAGATTGCGCAAAATGCGGGGTTAAATTTCGTTCAAGATGCTTGTATAATGATAGAGCATAAAAGGATTAAGAAATGA
- the uvrC gene encoding excinuclease ABC subunit UvrC, which yields MLIDELKSLPNSPGIYQYFDKNAKLLYVGKAKNLKNRVKSYFNADATPNSNLSPRIAKMISQAVHIEWITTQSEQDALILENSFIKQLHPKYNILLRDDKTYPYICLDLNSDFPRFEITRKVLKGSNIKYFGPFFRGANEILEALYLEFKLVQKRSCLKEKKGCLFHQINRCYAPCLGLIDKNDYAKIVNEAIKKIKNPELLIPNLEKTMLNLAQNENYEEAAKIRDQIKTINDTSVKIQIDLAKLEDFEVISVNVNSGFVCGVRFSIRDGRVCFCTHSIKPAQDMIESDLEALYSTMILDAFTIDQPVGATKIYTYAKLEDEKILTDILNLRHNKKFQITQPKIAEKKELVDIAYQNALEFIKKHIKTNDYTLAREIQDLFELNNLPLKIEIFDNSHLFGSAPVGAMVVWENGEFNKAKYRHMHLQDINDYDQMSKLLTHRAKSFDKAPAPDLWIIDGGDALLNLANQIIKSSGANVDIIAISKEKIDAKANRAKGRASDKIYTNIGKFSLNPNDTKLQFIQRLRDEAHRFAISFHQKSRQKIDIQSSQLATLGISKGSIIKLINYFGSFENIQNASFDEIKKVTNKSVAQKITKS from the coding sequence ATGCTAATAGATGAGCTAAAATCGCTACCAAATAGCCCAGGAATTTATCAATATTTTGATAAAAATGCAAAGCTTTTATATGTTGGCAAAGCTAAGAATTTAAAAAACCGAGTAAAAAGCTATTTTAACGCTGATGCTACGCCAAATTCAAATCTTAGCCCACGCATAGCAAAGATGATAAGCCAAGCTGTGCATATAGAGTGGATCACTACTCAAAGCGAACAAGATGCGTTGATACTAGAAAATTCATTTATCAAGCAACTTCACCCAAAATATAATATCTTATTAAGAGATGATAAAACCTACCCATATATATGCTTAGATTTAAATAGCGATTTTCCTAGATTTGAGATAACTAGAAAGGTGTTAAAAGGCTCTAATATCAAATATTTTGGCCCATTTTTTAGGGGTGCTAACGAGATTTTAGAAGCTTTGTATTTGGAGTTTAAACTAGTCCAAAAAAGATCGTGCCTAAAAGAGAAAAAGGGGTGCTTATTTCATCAAATTAACCGCTGCTACGCTCCTTGTCTTGGGCTAATTGATAAAAATGATTACGCTAAAATCGTAAATGAAGCTATAAAAAAGATTAAAAATCCAGAGCTTTTAATACCAAATTTAGAAAAAACAATGCTAAATTTAGCCCAAAATGAGAACTATGAAGAGGCTGCTAAGATAAGAGATCAGATCAAAACCATTAACGATACAAGCGTAAAAATCCAAATCGATCTAGCTAAATTAGAGGATTTTGAGGTCATTAGCGTCAATGTAAATTCTGGCTTTGTTTGTGGTGTTAGATTTAGCATTAGAGATGGTAGAGTTTGCTTTTGTACTCACAGCATTAAACCAGCTCAAGATATGATAGAATCGGATTTAGAAGCGTTATACTCAACTATGATTTTAGATGCTTTTACAATAGATCAGCCTGTAGGTGCGACTAAAATTTACACATACGCAAAGCTTGAAGATGAGAAGATTTTAACTGATATATTAAATTTACGCCATAATAAAAAATTTCAAATCACTCAGCCAAAAATCGCAGAGAAAAAAGAGCTAGTAGATATCGCCTACCAAAATGCTCTTGAGTTTATAAAAAAACATATCAAAACAAATGATTACACTCTAGCAAGGGAAATTCAAGATCTATTTGAGTTAAATAATCTACCATTAAAAATTGAGATTTTTGATAACTCTCATCTATTTGGCTCAGCTCCAGTTGGCGCTATGGTCGTGTGGGAAAATGGGGAATTTAATAAAGCAAAATATCGCCATATGCACCTTCAAGATATAAATGATTATGACCAAATGTCAAAGCTCTTAACCCATAGAGCCAAAAGCTTTGATAAAGCCCCAGCTCCTGATTTATGGATTATAGATGGTGGCGATGCCTTGCTAAATTTAGCCAATCAAATAATCAAAAGTAGTGGAGCAAATGTCGATATAATCGCAATATCTAAAGAAAAAATTGACGCTAAAGCAAATAGAGCAAAAGGCAGGGCAAGTGATAAAATTTACACAAATATAGGCAAATTTAGCCTTAATCCAAATGATACAAAACTGCAATTTATCCAGCGTTTGCGAGATGAGGCGCATAGATTTGCCATTAGTTTTCACCAAAAAAGTAGGCAAAAAATTGATATACAAAGTAGTCAATTAGCCACTCTTGGTATATCAAAAGGATCAATAATCAAGCTTATTAACTACTTTGGTAGCTTTGAAAATATCCAAAATGCTAGCTTTGATGAGATAAAAAAAGTAACCAATAAAAGCGTAGCCCAAAAGATAACAAAAAGCTAA
- the ilvA gene encoding threonine ammonia-lyase, giving the protein MISLNKIIQAKRNIDGFVAKTPFGFAPKLSKIADAQIYLKKENLQITGAYKVRGAFNKIANLDEDAKKCGVVAASAGNHAQGVAISAKHFGVKSTIIMPEAAPLSKVAGTKALGAEVILKGDNFDEAYAYALEYAKENNMSFIHPFDDELVQAGQGTIALEMLDEVSDLDYIVVPVGGGGLISGVASCAKQINPNIKIIGVSAKGAPAMFESFKDRCQHNSKSVRTIADGIAVRDASKITLAHILESVDEMVQVDDEEIANAILYLLEQQKIMVEGAGAVSVAAILESKFEFKKGSKIGAILSGGNIDVQTLSVIIEKGLLKSYRKMIINVTLIDKPGALMALGDVLRIAGANIVKIDYDRFSTKLSYGDAKITITLETKGKEHQDRVQKALKDAGYEYTQEF; this is encoded by the coding sequence ATGATAAGTTTAAATAAAATTATCCAAGCTAAGCGTAATATCGATGGATTTGTGGCTAAAACTCCTTTTGGATTTGCTCCTAAATTAAGCAAGATAGCAGATGCGCAAATTTATCTTAAAAAAGAGAATTTACAAATAACTGGGGCTTATAAGGTCAGGGGTGCTTTTAATAAAATTGCAAATTTAGATGAAGATGCTAAAAAGTGTGGAGTCGTAGCAGCAAGTGCTGGTAATCACGCTCAAGGGGTCGCAATCAGCGCAAAGCACTTTGGTGTTAAATCCACAATTATCATGCCAGAAGCAGCACCGCTATCAAAGGTCGCTGGGACTAAAGCTCTTGGTGCTGAAGTGATTTTAAAGGGGGATAATTTTGATGAGGCTTATGCGTATGCCTTAGAGTATGCTAAAGAGAATAATATGAGCTTTATCCATCCATTTGATGATGAGCTAGTCCAAGCCGGTCAAGGAACAATCGCTCTAGAGATGCTAGATGAGGTTAGCGATCTTGATTATATAGTTGTGCCAGTTGGCGGTGGTGGGCTTATTAGCGGTGTGGCAAGTTGTGCTAAGCAGATTAATCCAAATATTAAGATTATTGGCGTTAGTGCTAAGGGGGCTCCAGCTATGTTTGAGAGCTTTAAAGATAGGTGCCAACACAATTCTAAAAGTGTCCGCACCATTGCTGATGGAATTGCTGTTAGAGATGCTAGTAAGATTACTCTAGCTCATATTTTAGAAAGCGTAGATGAGATGGTACAAGTAGATGATGAGGAGATCGCAAATGCGATTTTATATCTTTTAGAGCAGCAAAAAATTATGGTTGAAGGAGCTGGTGCGGTATCGGTAGCAGCCATTTTGGAGAGTAAATTTGAGTTTAAAAAGGGCTCTAAGATCGGTGCTATCTTAAGCGGTGGCAATATAGATGTACAAACTCTAAGCGTGATTATAGAAAAAGGCCTTTTAAAGAGCTATAGAAAGATGATAATTAATGTTACTTTGATCGATAAGCCAGGTGCTTTAATGGCACTTGGAGATGTCTTAAGGATTGCTGGGGCAAATATCGTTAAGATTGATTATGATAGATTTTCAACCAAATTAAGCTATGGCGATGCTAAGATAACCATCACTTTAGAGACTAAAGGCAAGGAGCACCAAGATAGAGTTCAAAAAGCCTTAAAAGACGCTGGATACGAATATACTCAAGAGTTTTAG